Proteins from a genomic interval of Streptomyces sp. NBC_00820:
- a CDS encoding DUF389 domain-containing protein, producing MLHLRLITPAGLTDAVVRLVERTTGATHLVVLPGAAHSPAGDVVLCDVAREAGDQLLSELRELGLDETGSIAVENIDLSLSRHADKAEEEAPGEGADAVLWEHLTDVTHEESTLSVTYLVFLTIATMIAACGVVLDNAILIVGAMAVGPEFGPLAGFCTGLVQRTPRLALRSLTALLVGFAVALVVTAGFAWFMDGVGLFSRLQLDAKRPNTNFIYQPDAFSFVVAVLAGAAGTLSLTSAKSSALVGVAISVTTVPAAANAAVAFTYTEYRQAWGSTEQLLLNLLGIVLAGTLTLLAQKYFWARQRQGRSSD from the coding sequence ATGCTGCATCTGCGTCTGATCACCCCGGCAGGCCTGACCGACGCCGTGGTCCGGCTCGTCGAGCGGACCACCGGCGCCACACACCTCGTGGTGCTTCCCGGCGCCGCGCACAGCCCGGCCGGCGACGTCGTCCTGTGCGACGTCGCCCGGGAGGCGGGCGACCAGCTGCTGAGCGAGCTGCGGGAGCTGGGGCTGGACGAGACCGGCTCGATCGCCGTCGAGAACATCGACCTGTCGCTGTCCCGGCACGCCGACAAGGCGGAGGAGGAGGCCCCGGGCGAGGGCGCGGACGCGGTGCTGTGGGAGCACCTCACCGACGTGACGCACGAGGAGTCGACGCTGTCGGTCACCTACCTCGTCTTCCTCACCATCGCCACGATGATCGCGGCCTGCGGCGTGGTGCTCGACAACGCGATCCTGATCGTGGGCGCGATGGCGGTGGGACCGGAGTTCGGGCCGCTGGCCGGCTTCTGCACAGGCCTCGTGCAGCGCACCCCGCGCCTCGCCCTGCGCTCGCTGACCGCGCTGCTGGTCGGTTTCGCGGTGGCCCTGGTGGTGACGGCCGGCTTCGCCTGGTTCATGGACGGCGTCGGCCTGTTCTCCAGGCTCCAGCTGGATGCAAAGCGGCCCAACACCAACTTCATCTACCAGCCGGACGCCTTCTCCTTCGTGGTCGCGGTGCTCGCGGGCGCCGCCGGCACCCTGTCGCTGACATCGGCGAAGTCGAGCGCGCTGGTAGGCGTGGCGATCTCGGTCACCACGGTCCCGGCGGCGGCGAACGCGGCCGTGGCCTTCACCTACACCGAGTACCGCCAGGCCTGGGGCTCGACGGAACAGCTCCTGCTGAACCTGCTGGGCATCGTCCTGGCGGGAACACTCACGCTGCTGGCCCAGAAGTACTTCTGGGCCAGGCAACGGCAGGGCCGCAGCTCAGACTGA
- the coaA gene encoding type I pantothenate kinase, translating to MISPVSSIPRSAHRPRPEATPYVDLTRAEWSALRDKTPLPLTAEEVEKLRGLGDVIDLDEVRDIYLPLSRLLNLYVGATDGLRGALNTFLGEKGSQSGTPFVIGVAGSVAVGKSTVARLLQALLSRWPEHPRVELVTTDGFLLPTRELEARGLMSRKGFPESYDRRALTRFVADIKAGKDEVTAPVYSHLIYDIVPGEKLTVRRPDILIVEGLNVLQPALPGKDGRTRVGLADFFDFSVYVDASTEDIENWYLSRFRKLRRTAFQKQDSYFRKYTQVSEEEALDYARTLWRTINKPNLVENIAPTRGRATLILRKGQDHKVQRLRLRKL from the coding sequence GTGATCTCACCGGTCTCCTCGATACCCCGGAGCGCCCACCGGCCCAGGCCGGAGGCGACTCCCTACGTCGACCTCACCCGTGCCGAGTGGAGCGCGCTGCGCGACAAGACGCCGCTGCCGCTGACCGCCGAGGAGGTGGAGAAGCTGCGCGGCCTGGGCGATGTCATCGACCTCGACGAGGTGCGGGACATCTACCTCCCGCTCTCCCGCCTGCTCAACCTCTACGTCGGCGCCACCGACGGGCTGCGCGGCGCGCTCAACACCTTCCTCGGTGAAAAGGGCTCCCAGTCCGGCACGCCCTTCGTCATAGGGGTGGCGGGCTCGGTCGCCGTCGGCAAGTCCACCGTCGCCCGTCTCCTCCAGGCGCTGCTGTCCCGCTGGCCCGAGCATCCGCGCGTCGAGCTGGTGACGACGGACGGCTTCCTGCTGCCCACCAGGGAACTGGAGGCCCGCGGCCTGATGTCGCGCAAGGGCTTCCCGGAGTCGTACGACCGCCGGGCCCTGACCCGCTTCGTCGCCGACATCAAGGCCGGCAAGGACGAGGTGACGGCCCCCGTCTACTCCCACCTGATCTACGACATCGTCCCCGGCGAGAAGCTCACCGTGCGCCGCCCGGACATCCTGATCGTCGAGGGCCTGAACGTCCTCCAGCCCGCGCTGCCCGGCAAGGACGGCCGCACCCGGGTCGGTCTCGCCGACTTCTTCGACTTCAGCGTGTACGTCGACGCGAGCACCGAGGACATCGAGAACTGGTACCTCAGCCGCTTCCGGAAGCTGCGCCGGACCGCCTTCCAGAAACAGGACTCGTACTTCCGCAAGTACACCCAGGTCTCCGAGGAGGAGGCCCTCGACTACGCCCGCACCCTGTGGCGCACGATCAACAAGCCCAACCTGGTCGAGAACATCGCCCCCACCCGGGGCCGCGCCACCCTCATCCTGCGCAAGGGCCAGGACCACAAGGTCCAGCGGCTGAGGCTGCGCAAGCTGTGA